From Carnobacterium alterfunditum DSM 5972:
CTATTTCAATGACCGCGTTTATATTATTCCTAAAATTGAAGCATTTAATGGTATTCGCTTGAATATCTCTTACCAAATATTTGATAAACTGACCAGTGAATTGCGAACGACTGGCGAAAGCAAACATTGTTTCTTAGATAAGAATAACCGGCCTGTTTCATTAAAAAAACAACAACCAAAAATATATGAATTGTTTAATGACTATTTAGGAGTCGATTTATCAAAGTAAAATGACACCGCAACGAATAAACCAAGCAGACTTTTTCCCTTAGTCTGCTTGGTTTATTTAGTTCTAGGTAAAATAGTGTGGATGCTTCAAGCTAAAATTTCTTCTGGAATATACGGCTTTGCTTGTGGAGCCATGGAAGCGCCTGAAGCCTAAAAGAAAGTTGTCATGGTTGTTGCTGCTTTAGCAGCTTACAAACAGGATACACTTGGGCGTTATTTGCCCACAGTGCTTCATTTTAGGCTACAAGCAACCCCTATTCCGCCACAAATTTTTAGTGTGTCATTTAATTAATTTATCTACACCTAAAATTATACAGCCGTTTATTTTTATTAAGAATTTATTTCAGTAATAATTTTTTGAACAGGTATGTCAAAAGATTCGATTGGAAGTCCTGATAGTACTTGTTTTGAATAGATAAGTGCAATCGTCTGATTGGGGAAGTCTTTTAAAAAGCGATCATAATACCCTCCACCAAAACCGATCCGATATCCTGTCCTATCAAAAATCAGACCAGGGACTAAAACTAAATCGATATCTGTTTTATTCACTTCTTTTGTCTCTTGAGGGTTAGGCTCAATGAGCTGATGGAATCCCTTTTCTAATTGCTCCAATTTCGTAAAGTCATAAAAAACCATCGCTTTATATTGTGGGATACACTTTGGAGCACAAACCTTTTTGCCTTCTTGCCATGCTCGTTCAATGATACCTAGCGTATTCCATTCAAATCCCTGAGAGAGCGTCACCCCGACACGTTCAGCTGCTTTCCATTCTTTTGAATCAAATAAATTTTTCTCTAACTTTTTTTCAATAACTACTTTTTCTTCTAAAGAGATTTTTTTCAAGAAAGAAATCATCTTCTGACGTGAGACTTGCTTGTCTTCTTTTTCTGTCATTGATTGCCTCTTTCTATTCCTATATTTTATTGATTTGGTAATGTATAAAACTAACCTGTTTTTTGGTAAACGTTAATTAAAACTAAGTTTCTTTTCCTAACAGCTGACCAGTATTTTGGTTGAAGACTTCTTTATCTTATAGAGGAATTAAAATAATCCAGTGACTCTGCCATCAGCCATAATATCGATCGATTCAGCCGCTGGCACTTTAGGCAATCCTGGCATCGTCATGATGTCCCCTGTTAAAACAACGATAAAACCTGCTCCGGCAGAAACAGTCACTTTTTTTATCGTAACGGTGAAATCTTTTGGACGCCCTAATTTATTCTTATCATCTGAAAAAGAATATTGCGTTTTTGCCATACAGATAGGCAGATTTCCGAATCCAAGAGCCTCTAAACGGTTGATTTCTTTTTTCACTCCAGGAGCTAACGTGATTCCTTCACCGCCATATACTTTTTGAACGACTTTAGTCATCTTATCGACTAACGCATCCTCTAATTCATAAGCATATGTCAAGGTACTTTCTTGATCCGCCAACTCCACAACTGCTCTAGCTAAATCTTGACCACCATTACCGCCGTTTTCCCAGACATCTGATAAAACAACATTGACACCAAGTGCTTGACACTTTTCTTCTACTAAAGCTAATTCTTTTGTGGTATCTGTCGGGAACTTATTGATGGCTACAACGGTCGGCATTCCAAATACCGTTTGCATATTTTCGATGTGCTTCATTAAATTCGGCATCCCTGCTTCAAGTGCTGAGAGATTTTCTGTCACCAATTCTTTTTTGGCCATCCCGCCGTGCATTTTCAAAGCTCTAACCGTTGCTACAACAACAACTGCTGCTGGTGCAATCCCTGATAAACGGCATTTGATATCCATGAATTTCTCTGCTCCTAAGTCAGCTCCAAAACCTGCTTCTGTCACTACATAGTCAGCGTATTTCAATGCCAACCTTGTTGCTTTGATGCTGTTGCACCCATGCGCGATATTAGCAAATGGCCCACCATGCACAAAAGCCGGCGTATGCTCCAATGTCTGAACGATATTTGGCTTCAATGCATCTTTTAATAATACAGCCATAGCTCCGTGTGCTTTTAAGTCTCCAGCTGTAACCGGTTGTCCAGTCAAGGTATATCCTACAATAATGGCTTTTAACTTTGCCTTCATTTCTTCCATATTCATGGATAGGCATAAGATAGCCATAATTTCAGAAGCCACAGTAATAGTAAATCCATCTTCGCGCGGGACACCATTTGTTTTGCCATTTAAGCCATCAACAATAAATCGTAATTGCCGATCATTCATATCCACTACCCGTTTCCACGTAATGCTGCGTGTATCGATTGCTAGCGAATTTCCGTGATGGATATGATTATCCAACATAGCAGCTAATAAATTGTTAGCTGCTCCGATCGCATGGAAATCACCTGTGAAATGCAGATTCAAATCTTCCATCGGTACAACTTGAGCATAACCGCCTCCAGCTGCACCGCCCTTCATGCCAAATACTGGTCCCAATGAAGGTTCTCTTAAGGCAATCGCTGCTTTCTTGCCTATTTTTTGAAGACCATCTCCTAATCCCACTACTGTAGTTGTTTTACCTTCTCCAGCTGGTGTAGGCGTAATAGCCGTCACTAGGATCAATTTCCCTTCTTTTCTAGTAGCCAAGTCAGCAATTTCTGTTTCATCAATTTTCGCTTTGTATTTCCCATATTGTTCAATAGCATCACTATCGATCCCTAACTTTTCAGCTATCCCTACTATCGGTTCCATTTTAGCTTCTTGTGCGATCTGTACGTCTGTTTTAAATTCCAATGGTATCCCTCCAACTTGTTTTAAATTATTTCTGTTTAACTGTATATTACCATTTTTCTTGTATGATTCAATCTAATGACGAACATTACCTATTAATTTTTCAAAAAAAAGACGTTTTTGCTCATTATAAGCTCAAACGTCTACTTTTTTGGTTCTATTCAATCGGTTCTTTTAAAATATGTTTATGATAAATTTTATCCATGATGACCGCAATGGCATTATCTCCTGAAACATTCGCTGCTGTTCCAAAACTATCTTGTGTCAAATAAAGTGTGATCAAAAGGTTCCCTAGCGTACCCGTAGGATCTATGCCAACCATCGTCATGAAAGGTAACGCGCTCATGATTGCTCCACCCGGTGCTCCAGGTGCTGCTACCATTGCTACACCTAACATAGCGATAAAACCTGCCATCATACCGAACTGTGCGGGCATATTGTACATTAGAAGTACCGCTGTCACACATGAAGTCACCGTTACGATACTTCCAAGTAGATGGATCGTCGCAGCCAATGGGATAATAAATTCACGTATTTGAATCGATACGCCATTTTTTTTAGCAATCTCTAAATTCACTGGAATAGTAGCCGCCGAAGATTGTGTTCCAACAGCTGTTATATAACCTGGAATCTGGTTTTTCATCAAAATCAACGGATTTTTCTTTGTATAGACTCCTGCAATAACAAAAAAGATTGTTACAAGTATCAGTTGCAAGCTGATAATAATAATAAATACTTTCCAAAAAATTGAAAGAATTGAAAATACACTTCCTGCATAGCTCAAGTTTACAAAATTACCAAATATAAAAATCGGTAATCCAGGAATAATCAGCGAACTAAGCAACTTAACGATAATCAAATTGAATTCGCTAAAAAAGTTGTACATCGTTTCCCCCTTACCTTGTCCCTTTAACCAAGAAATAGAAATACCAAACATAAAAGAAAATACGATGGCAGAAGTGACATCTAGTAGAGGTTCTAAAGGAATGGAAAATAGCGGTTCAAGGCTTGATTGATCACCTGAAACACCCTCACTTAAACTAGCATCAATAAACAAAGGAAATACATTTATAGCAACAAAGTAAGCGGTAATCCCCGCAATCAATGTTGACGAATATGCCATCAATGTCGTGATCCCAAGTAGTTTCCCTGCTCCTTGTGTCAAATCTGCGATCCCAATTACGACAAATCCAAGAATCATTAGTGGGATAATAAACTTTAACAAACTGCTAAATATAGCAGAAATCGTAACGGGTATCTGAATAATAAAATCTGGTAAAAACGCCAATTGACCAAAAATAATACCTAAAACAATAGCTATCAGTAACTTAGCTACTAATCCCAATTTAATTCTTTTCATCTTTTCCACTCCTCATATAAAAAAAAGCAAAATTTATTTTCCAATAAATTCTTCATAAGCTATAATAACACATTTTTTTATTTCTAACTGTTTTTTAATCGAATTTTAATTTTTATTTAAATTATCTTCTTGTATCGATTATAACCTGTTCTGATCCTCTAAAAAGAAAAATAAACAAGGGTATGAAGTTAATAATTCTTCAACCCTTGTTATCCATTTATTTATTTAACTAATGCTAAAGCACCCATAGGGTCCCAAGGTTCTAATTCGATCGTAGGTTCCTCTAAAGCTTTTAACCATTTCTCAGAAATATATTTTTTATCCACTGCGATTTGGTAATTGAACTCTTCAAACCATTTATCACTCATAGAATAGATCCCTTTTTTACCAACTTTATCTCCCCAGCTATTTTCAACTTTCCAAGTTAAAGGTTGGCCTTGTTCATCTAGATCTACTCCAACAAAAACCATTGCATGAGTCAAAAGACTGTCTCCATAATCTAGACGCTGAGCTTTTGTCAAACCACTGCCCTCACCTAGTGTCAATTCATAATGATAGCTATGTTCATCCATGATACCAGCATCTTTGATTAACATTTTGCCTACATCACAACCAAACCAAACTGGTTGATTATCTTTAATAGAAGCAACCGCTGCTTCTTTTAAAGCTTGAATGGGTACATTGATGTATTGGATCGGTTTAGCTTCTTTGACCGTTCCTAAATATTTAACCGTGTATGCTCTACCAAATGGTTTATCTTCTGTTGGTGCATTCAATAAACTCACTAGGTTTGTCAGATCCCAACCCACATATT
This genomic window contains:
- a CDS encoding 5-formyltetrahydrofolate cyclo-ligase, with the protein product MTEKEDKQVSRQKMISFLKKISLEEKVVIEKKLEKNLFDSKEWKAAERVGVTLSQGFEWNTLGIIERAWQEGKKVCAPKCIPQYKAMVFYDFTKLEQLEKGFHQLIEPNPQETKEVNKTDIDLVLVPGLIFDRTGYRIGFGGGYYDRFLKDFPNQTIALIYSKQVLSGLPIESFDIPVQKIITEINS
- a CDS encoding formate--tetrahydrofolate ligase, translating into MEFKTDVQIAQEAKMEPIVGIAEKLGIDSDAIEQYGKYKAKIDETEIADLATRKEGKLILVTAITPTPAGEGKTTTVVGLGDGLQKIGKKAAIALREPSLGPVFGMKGGAAGGGYAQVVPMEDLNLHFTGDFHAIGAANNLLAAMLDNHIHHGNSLAIDTRSITWKRVVDMNDRQLRFIVDGLNGKTNGVPREDGFTITVASEIMAILCLSMNMEEMKAKLKAIIVGYTLTGQPVTAGDLKAHGAMAVLLKDALKPNIVQTLEHTPAFVHGGPFANIAHGCNSIKATRLALKYADYVVTEAGFGADLGAEKFMDIKCRLSGIAPAAVVVVATVRALKMHGGMAKKELVTENLSALEAGMPNLMKHIENMQTVFGMPTVVAINKFPTDTTKELALVEEKCQALGVNVVLSDVWENGGNGGQDLARAVVELADQESTLTYAYELEDALVDKMTKVVQKVYGGEGITLAPGVKKEINRLEALGFGNLPICMAKTQYSFSDDKNKLGRPKDFTVTIKKVTVSAGAGFIVVLTGDIMTMPGLPKVPAAESIDIMADGRVTGLF
- a CDS encoding dicarboxylate/amino acid:cation symporter, which translates into the protein MKRIKLGLVAKLLIAIVLGIIFGQLAFLPDFIIQIPVTISAIFSSLLKFIIPLMILGFVVIGIADLTQGAGKLLGITTLMAYSSTLIAGITAYFVAINVFPLFIDASLSEGVSGDQSSLEPLFSIPLEPLLDVTSAIVFSFMFGISISWLKGQGKGETMYNFFSEFNLIIVKLLSSLIIPGLPIFIFGNFVNLSYAGSVFSILSIFWKVFIIIISLQLILVTIFFVIAGVYTKKNPLILMKNQIPGYITAVGTQSSAATIPVNLEIAKKNGVSIQIREFIIPLAATIHLLGSIVTVTSCVTAVLLMYNMPAQFGMMAGFIAMLGVAMVAAPGAPGGAIMSALPFMTMVGIDPTGTLGNLLITLYLTQDSFGTAANVSGDNAIAVIMDKIYHKHILKEPIE
- a CDS encoding acyl-CoA thioesterase, yielding MERNFALYEHQAQYYETDQMGIIHHSNYIRWFEEARTNLLDQMGFGYDQMEKLGIIVPVLAITCTYKSMVYFNDRVYIIPKIEAFNGIRLNISYQIFDKLTSELRTTGESKHCFLDKNNRPVSLKKQQPKIYELFNDYLGVDLSK